The Acidobacteriota bacterium genome has a window encoding:
- the purS gene encoding phosphoribosylformylglycinamidine synthase subunit PurS gives MRARVYVTLKNGVLDPQGKAVCNSLHSLGYQEVEDVRLGKYMVVRLGNIRVEEAKKRLDEMCRRLLANTVIEDYRFELDEDKQI, from the coding sequence ATGAGAGCAAGAGTTTACGTGACTCTGAAGAACGGGGTTCTGGACCCGCAGGGAAAGGCTGTTTGCAACTCGCTTCATTCCCTTGGTTACCAGGAAGTGGAGGATGTAAGGCTGGGAAAGTACATGGTCGTCAGGCTCGGGAATATCCGGGTCGAGGAGGCGAAGAAGAGGCTCGACGAGATGTGCAGGCGCCTTCTTGCCAATACAGTAATCGAGGACTACCGGTTCGAGCTGGATGAGGATAAGCAGATATGA
- a CDS encoding MBL fold metallo-hydrolase, whose product MKLKVRILGSGSSGNSTFLQSGRTRILIDAGFGARGLERRLLQAGIAPPSLAGVIVTHEHSDHIRGLRLFSKKYRMNLYSSEKSFEDSGIIEDDLSSFHCIEAGIPFEIGEIKIHPFSLPHDAESTFGFIIKANRLKLSYATDFGYPSKLVVERMKDSDGIILEANHDTEMLLNGPYPWFLKERLIGRLGHLSNESMAELVEQIVDADTRFLMLAHLSEVNNSPGQAVQMARKAAHRRGAKNLRIMASYQDQLSEMIEL is encoded by the coding sequence TTGAAACTGAAAGTAAGGATACTGGGGAGCGGGAGTTCGGGGAACAGTACCTTCCTGCAGTCCGGAAGGACGAGGATCTTAATCGATGCCGGTTTCGGCGCCAGAGGGCTGGAGAGGAGGCTCCTGCAGGCCGGGATAGCCCCTCCGTCCCTGGCTGGAGTCATCGTCACACACGAGCACAGCGATCATATCAGAGGTTTGAGACTCTTCTCAAAGAAGTATCGCATGAACCTTTACTCTTCAGAGAAATCTTTTGAAGATTCGGGAATCATCGAGGATGACCTATCTTCCTTCCACTGTATCGAAGCAGGGATTCCCTTTGAGATAGGGGAGATAAAGATCCATCCCTTCTCTCTTCCTCACGATGCGGAATCGACTTTTGGTTTTATCATAAAAGCAAACAGGTTGAAGCTTTCCTACGCTACCGATTTCGGCTATCCTTCGAAGCTGGTTGTCGAGAGGATGAAGGATTCCGATGGGATCATCCTCGAAGCGAATCATGACACTGAAATGCTTCTGAACGGCCCCTACCCATGGTTTCTGAAAGAGAGGCTCATTGGGAGGCTCGGACATCTCTCCAACGAATCGATGGCAGAACTGGTTGAACAGATCGTCGATGCCGACACGAGATTTCTCATGCTTGCCCATCTGAGCGAGGTGAACAACTCTCCCGGGCAGGCAGTGCAAATGGCAAGAAAGGCAGCGCACAGGAGAGGGGCGAAAAACTTGAGAATCATGGCTTCATATCAGGATCAACTATCCGAAATGATAGAACTCTGA
- the purB gene encoding adenylosuccinate lyase, which yields MIDRYSRPEMASIWSNESKFRKWLDVEIAVCEILNEEGKIPDADLKNIKRKASFDLTRIKEIEKEVKHDVIAFMTSIAEKVGKSSRFIHQGLTSYDVVDTANALLLREACNILLDDTRALLKAIKEKSLEYKDVPMMGRTHGVHAEPITFGLKLALWYEEMKRNIQRLEAAREGLMVGKISGAVGAFAHLSPEVEEKVCRKLGLKAAPVSSQIIQRDRYAFLLAVLAIMSSSLDKFAIEIRNLQRTEIREVEEYFLEGQKGSSAMPHKRNPISCEQISGLARVIRGNAFAALENIPLWHERDISNSSVERIILPDSTILMDYMLAKFTEIVKNLIVYPERMLQNIGVTRGLIFSQALLLALTRKGASREKAYRWVQRNTVKVWKEDLDFKTLIKKDSDIRKMLTPDEIDRIFDLRIFLKNIDKIFKRVYGK from the coding sequence ATGATAGATAGGTATTCAAGACCGGAGATGGCTTCCATCTGGAGCAACGAGAGCAAGTTCAGGAAATGGCTTGATGTCGAGATCGCCGTATGCGAGATCCTCAATGAAGAGGGAAAGATTCCTGATGCCGACTTGAAGAACATAAAGAGGAAGGCTTCCTTCGATTTGACGAGGATCAAAGAGATAGAAAAAGAAGTCAAACATGACGTCATCGCCTTCATGACGAGCATTGCCGAGAAGGTTGGCAAGTCCTCACGTTTCATCCATCAAGGATTGACATCCTATGACGTGGTCGACACCGCCAATGCCCTCCTGCTGAGAGAAGCCTGTAACATCCTTCTCGACGATACCCGGGCCCTTTTGAAAGCAATCAAGGAGAAGAGCCTCGAATACAAAGATGTGCCTATGATGGGTAGGACTCACGGGGTTCATGCCGAGCCGATCACATTCGGGTTGAAACTGGCGCTATGGTATGAGGAAATGAAGAGGAACATCCAGAGGCTTGAAGCTGCAAGAGAGGGGCTGATGGTCGGGAAGATATCCGGTGCCGTAGGGGCTTTTGCACATCTTTCTCCTGAGGTAGAGGAGAAAGTTTGCAGAAAGCTGGGACTCAAGGCGGCGCCGGTCTCCAGTCAGATCATCCAGAGGGATCGGTACGCTTTCCTTCTGGCTGTCCTTGCCATAATGTCCTCATCGCTCGATAAGTTTGCCATTGAGATCAGGAATCTTCAGAGGACGGAGATCAGAGAGGTAGAAGAGTACTTCTTGGAAGGACAGAAGGGCTCCTCTGCCATGCCTCATAAGAGGAACCCCATCTCATGCGAGCAGATCTCCGGGCTCGCGCGTGTAATCAGGGGGAACGCCTTCGCAGCGCTCGAGAACATCCCGCTCTGGCACGAGAGGGATATTTCAAACTCCTCCGTGGAGAGGATTATCCTTCCAGATAGCACTATCCTCATGGATTACATGCTCGCGAAATTTACTGAGATAGTGAAGAATCTTATAGTCTATCCCGAAAGAATGCTGCAAAACATCGGCGTAACAAGAGGGCTCATCTTCTCGCAGGCGCTCCTCCTTGCGCTCACACGAAAAGGGGCGAGCAGGGAGAAGGCCTATCGCTGGGTCCAGAGAAACACCGTGAAGGTCTGGAAGGAAGATCTAGATTTCAAAACCCTGATCAAGAAGGACAGTGACATCAGAAAGATGCTGACCCCGGATGAGATCGACCGGATCTTTGATCTAAGAATCTTCTTGAAAAATATCGATAAAATCTTCAAACGAGTCTATGGAAAGTAA